The DNA sequence aagaagaagaaagtgttccttccacTCCCATTGGTAGTACCAGCCGTTCGCGAGGAAGACCTTGTGGGTCCGTCAATAGTggcagagaaaagaggaagaagggtgtagctgaaaaggtggtaagtccaTTGAAATCGATTGCTAACTCAATCGAGAAGATGGTAATGAGTGAATCTCAGTCTGAATTTGGGAGAACCATTATAGATGCTGTTGATGCCATTCCAGAcctcaattttcaacaaaagtttaaggccaaggaatatttcatTGCCAAGCGGAATTCTGCCATTATCTTCTTGGAAACAAAAGTAGAAGATAGGCGAAATCTGCTTGAGATGTACTtgccagagattgagaagaattgaTGTGATAAAAGTAAGTGTTTGGACATTATACGACAATGGTTTTATTGAGCAAGAAAATGTATCTGTTTGGTTTAAGTAACTTTTGGTTTATGTTAAGTCTGTGACAATGGATTAAATGTAGTATTAAGACAGGTTAAGACAATGGTTCTTCATATGTTTCTATCTGAATGATTTCAAGGTTTAAATATGGACAACATCATTCTTATTTGTCCatttatattttggtttatttggTATGGTATAAATAGGGAGCGCATAGGAAGCCAGTTTATTTGGTTTATGTGCCATTGaagtctcctattttttgtccatCACACTCAGATGGGGGGTGTACTTAAtagtattttctatgcatatagactattgaaaatgtttgtgttaactTACAGATGACATCGAATATATCCGCTTGTGATATTGCAAAGTGTGATTACTGTGGGAAAGGTTGCTTAGTTTTCACTTCTAAGTCAGGGTCacatgttggaaggaaattttttaaatgttcaatgaattgccacttcttcatgtgggttgaCCATCTTAAGATGTGTGACTGTGGGAACGGTCAGTGTAAGGTCAGAACTGCGAAAACAAGTGCAAATTATGGTCGATATTTTTGGTGCTGTCCACAATCAACTGGGgtatgaatttcttaaattttttgtttaatttaattttgttttttttttttcagatgtttaagatttgaatgtttattttcttgtattcttataaaatgattatatttgctttataggttgaaaacaaaggttgtggaatgtttGAATGGATATCAAGTTCAAGCCCAAGTTGTGATACTTACCAGACTCCACCTAGGTCCCTATGCTCAGAaacatcaacttcatcatctccttccccttcatcagactatatcaaaggatacttgaacggtgcaataaaagaatctgagggtcatatgaggatgttgagagatgttcttgacgtagtcaagaagcttgatttaaacaaaaatgtatgatgaacttttttggaactttttagaaagaaaagtctgaagccattgtaatgatattgagttcattatctatttttaattttttttttgatagaaagacTTAATTAGCATTTACTAGTACCTGGATGGACTCAGTACTATATTCGAGTATTTACgtgcttcttctctcatttggtccTAAGGACCTATATTACTGGCTTCTTGCTTGGAGACTGTTGTTTATAAACACTTTGAAGCATATCTATCTCCATAAACCAAATCATCCGCTTGTTTGGacaattttcagatctgaattatATGGTACACGATACCTATTTCGATTACATGAACTACAATACAATCATGTCTTGTAATGTTCTTCTTTTTGGCctcttcaatttacaaaaaaaaaatacaaataaaaataaaaaaataaaaaaaataaattactgcaCTACAGTATTAgacttaaaggtttagggttacacttttttttttttaacatattaccataaaaaagaaaaggaaaaaaaattaaaaataaagtacatgtgtggaccaaattgtatttttaggttttgtttgtgggaattttttttttcaacagaacatgggttcaaagactcaaaggtaaccaaacagttttacactcagaatcaatggccagaatcagggtaaccaaacagttttcacttagaatcaagtgacagaatcagggtaaccaaacagttttccacttagaatcaagtgatagaatcagggtaaccaaacagtttttttaccgagttgaaatgattccaaagaaactcattcatatgagttagatccagaatccaTAATCCCTGGGATCTGatccgatggataattcgaaccaaacgccccctaaaACACTTGTGCCTGGTATTAacgttgaaacttgaaagtttAGAACCCGAATTCCTTCCTAAAGGTATTATGGAGTCTGGAGTCTGGAGTCTGGACCAGCCACAGAAGGAAACTGGTCCATTAAGAGGAGAGGGCCGGCTTTTTCAGTTTTGTAAATCTAAAGGAGAAAGACCGGTCCTGGACCGGGCACGGTACGTACTGACCCATCATTACCTCGACATAGTAAGCTCTCGAATAATAATGAGCTGTTGGGCTTCCAAGTCAACCCACTGCAGGGCCGAATATCGCATCTTCTCATGTTTGAGGCCCACGGCCCACGGCCCGTttccactttctttttttttactgagTATAATGATTCTACGGACTCTATCCATACTATTCTAGCTTATAGGGGTGGGGGTTGCCGGCTTGCCGCACCattgggtaggggtgtcaattggatcCAGCTCCTCTCTAGCATAATAGGCGGAACGGCAATGGACATTAGATGGGTTGGAGCACTCAAGTACAGCCCCCTCGAGATGCTTCAAGAGTCCAGGCCATCAGATGTGTGTTGCCACCTCTGTTGCCCCCAGAGGAGTCCCACCCATGTCAATTGGTTGGTTcaatttttacccaaaaaagaaaagtcaaattAATTGGCATGGTTTGGTGGGGTGTTATTTAATGGGAACAAGAGAAAATGgaggtgagatgagattctattggtaagagagagagagagagagagagagagagagagagagagcggaaAAATATCATGACCACACCAACGTACAAGAATAAATGTATTTAATAAGGTTATCTAATAAGTTTTCCACTTTACATAATTAAAAAACTCGTACCTATGTTAGTTAGTGAAATTTACTTTATCATTAATCAAAATATTCCAAATAGATGAGGTTCTAAACCAAGTTTATACCTGATGAgccaaaatatgtccccttcctcagcacggctgaagcgtgtatgcaaacctgaacaggactgacccactacctcagccctccatcaggccttgttgccacctcggccctccatcaggccgtgctaccagtcacctcggctcgacacagtcaagtaatgcacccagaaacgtgcacacatccactcctacattcaaggga is a window from the Macadamia integrifolia cultivar HAES 741 chromosome 5, SCU_Mint_v3, whole genome shotgun sequence genome containing:
- the LOC122079239 gene encoding uncharacterized protein LOC122079239, with translation MTSNISACDIAKCDYCGKGCLVFTSKSGSHVGRKFFKCSMNCHFFMWVDHLKMCDCGNGQCKVRTAKTSANYGRYFWCCPQSTGVENKGCGMFEWISSSSPSCDTYQTPPRSLCSETSTSSSPSPSSDYIKGYLNGAIKESEGHMRMLRDVLDVVKKLDLNKNV